In Deinococcus maricopensis DSM 21211, the sequence GGGGCGTTGTAGTTCGCGGGCTGCACGACGCCTTCGCTGCTCGCGCAGACCTCGCGGACGACGTTCGGGTCGCCCATGACGGCGCTCATGGCGCCCGCGCCGGGGGGCACGGCGGCCTGCATCAGCTCGCCGCGCTGGCGGGTGAGGCGCAGCGCGTCCGGGAGGCGCAGGGTGCCGGCGGCCACAAGGGCGCTGAATTCGCCGAGGCTGTGTCCGGCGGCGAAAGCGGGCGTGAAGCCCGTCGCGGCCTGCCACGCGCGGTACGCGGCGACCGACGCCGTAACGAGCGCGGGTTGCTGGTTGGCGGTGAGCGTGAGGGCGTCGAGGGGACCTTCGCGCATCAGGGCGGTGAGGCCAGGGAGGGTGTCTTCGGCTTCGATGAAGGCGACGCGCGCGGCGTCGTTCGCTTCGGCGATGTGGTGGCCCATGCCGAGGGCGTGTGACCCCTGACCGGGGAACAGGGCGGCGATGTTCATGCCTCTCCACCGTACCAGCGCATGGCGCCCGCGGCCCAGGACAGCCCGCCGCCGAACGCGACGAGCAGCAGCTGCTGGCCGTGCTGGATGCGGCCGTCGTCGAGAGCTTCCTGCAGGGCGAGGGGAACGGTGGCGGTGCTGGTGTTGCCGTAGCGGCCGAGGTTCACGACCGTGCGGTCCATGGGAATCCCGAAGCGTTCGCTGGCCGCTTCGATGATGCGGATGTTCGCCTGGTGCGGCACGAGCCAGTCCACCTGGTCGGCGGTGAGGCCGGCTTTTTCGAGGGCCTGTTTGCCGCTCATGCCGAGGACGCGTACGGCGAACTTGAAGACTTCGCGGCCGTTCATGCCGATCTGGCGGGTGGCGTCGTCAGGGTTCACGCCGGGGATGCGGTCGGCGACGGCGAGTTTGTACAGGCTGGGGCCGCCGGCGCTGTCGGCGCCGAGCACGAACGACTGGAAGCCGTACCCGTCGGGGACCTCGCCGATGACGGCAGCGCCGGCGCCGTCGCCGAACAGGATGCAGGTGCCGCGGTCGGTCCAGTCGACGATCTTGCTGAGGGTTTCGCTGCCGATCACGAGGACTTTGCGGGCGACGCCGCCGGCGATGAGGCCGTGGGCGGTGGCGAGGGCGTACACGAAGCCGCTGCAGGCGGTGGAGACGTCCATGGCGCCGGCACCGGCGAGGCCGACCTCGCCGGCGATGAGGGCGGCGGTGGAGGGGAAGAAGGCGTCGGGGCTGCTGGTGGCGCACACGACCATGTCGACGCCGTCGAGGGCGGTCGGGTGGCGGCGCACGAGATCCTGGACGGCGCGGATGCCGACGGTGCTGGCGTATTCGTGTTCGTCGGCGATGCGGCGTTCGTTGATGCCGGTGCGGCTGGTGATCCACTCGGCGGTGGTGTCGACCATGGTTTCAAGGTCGGTGTTGGTCAGGATGCGGTCGGGTGCGTAGGTGCCGAGCGCGGTGATGCCGATGGCCATACGGTCCTCCTGCCCGCACCCTAGCATTCGTTGAACAGCCGTTCAATGAATTGAGTCCAAGCAGGGCGCAGGCACGCGCGAGGGGCGCCGCACCCGCAGCGCCCCTCGCGCATGCCCACCCCTCAGCGGGGCAGCCCGTTCAATTCTCGTCGCTGCCGAACACCTGCGCGTGCCCCGCGAGCTTCAGCTGCACGCTCAGCGGCTGCCCGTCACGCAGCAGCTTCAGGGTGACGGTGTCGCCCACCTTCAGGGCCCGCACCGCGTTGATGAACTCCTCGAAATTCTGCACGCGCGTCGCGTTCACGGCCAGCACCACGTCCCCCTTCAGGCGCGTGATCTCGCCGCTCTGACTCTGCGCCGCGACCTCCACCGGCCGCAGGCCCGCCCGCGCCGCCGGGCTGCCCGGCTGCACGTCCGTGAACACCGCGCCGCGCTGCCCACCCAGGCCGAGCGTGAACGCGCGGTCCGTGAGGTCCCCGGCGGTGCGCACGCCCACCACCGGCGCGTCGCGCTGGACGCCTGCGCGCAGCTCCGCGAGTTTCGGGTCGCGCGCGGTGATCGGCACGGCGTACGACACGATGCGCTCCCCGTCCGTGCGGATGTAGCTGGTGACGCCCACCACCTCGCCGCGCGCGTTCACGATGGCGCTGCCGCTGTCGCCGGGAATCAGGTTCGCGCGCAGTTCAAGCGTGCGGTCCGGGAAGTCGCCGCGCAGCGCGCGGGCGTCCAGCGCCGTGAGGCTGCCGCTCACCCGGCGGAAGCGGGCGCCTCCGCCGTTCCCGATGGCGCCCACGCGCTCGCCCACGCCAGGCGCGGCGCTCGCAATCGGCAGGGCCGGCGTGGCGCTCTTCGCGCCGATCTGCAGCAGCGCGAGGTCGACGGTCTCGTCGTAGCCGACGACCTTCACGGGGTAGCGTTGGCCGTCGGGCGTGACGGCGCTCAGGGCGGGCGCGCCGAACACCACGTGGTACGCGGTAAGCGCGAGGCCGGTGGTGCTGATGTAGAAGGCCGTGCCGATGCCGTTGGCGCGGGTGCAGTTGACCGGCGGGCAGTGCTCGATGCGCAGGCTGGCGGCGCGCGCGCGCGTGAGGGCCGTGTCGAGGGCGGTGGCGGTGGCGCTGGGGGCCGGGGCGGGGCGGGCGGTGGGCGCGGCGGGGGTGGTGGATTGCGCGTGGGCGCCGCTCGCGAGCAGGGCGAGCAGCGTCAGCAGGCGCGCGGTGCGGGCCATGCGGTGAGACATACCCCAGTGTGCGCCTTACGGCGTTGTCAGAACGTGGCATGCTGCGCACATGACCCGTTCCGCCAGCCCGGATGACCCCCCGCGCGTGTTCGTGTACGGCACCCTGATGCCCGGCGAGCGCAACGCCCACGTGGCCGGCGCGGGCGTGCACGCGGCGCGCGCCACGCTGGCGGGGTTCGCGCTCTTTCACCTGGAGCCCGAAGGGTACCCGGTGCTGCGCCCCGACCCGGACGCGGCGCCCGTACAGGGGTGGGTGTACACGTACGCGCCGGCCGCGTGGACCGCGGCCCTGCCGGGCCTGGACGCGCTGGAGGGCGTGCACGATCAGCCGCCGCTGTACGCGCGCGTCCGTGCGGTCGCTCAGGCGGCGGGCAGCGCGCTGGAGGCCTGGGTGTACGTGTTCGTGCGCCACGAGCGGCTCCGGCAGGGTGGCGCGGTACGCGTTCCGGGCGGGGACTGGGCGGCGCGGCGGCACGGGTCGCCTTGACACTCCGGGCGCAAACTCATAGCATAGGTGGGCTCCCAGATTTGGGGCGTGTGGTGGGTTTAGCTCAGTCGGTTAGAGCGCCGCTCTGTGGAAGCGGAGGTCGTGGGTTCAAATCCCATAACCCACCCCAAACTTACTCTTTATCCAGGTCGCGCGCACTCCACGCCGCTCGCGAGGATGGCGGAACTGGTAGACGCACCAGACTTAGGATCTGGTATCGAAAGATGTGAGGGTTCAAGTCCCTTTCCTCGCACCAACGCGCGCGGCGGCCCGAACTCACGGGCCGCCGTTTCGCTTGAATAACCTCACCACCTCTAGGGAGTCACACCATGGCAGAGCTGATTAGGCAAGAAGGCAACCAGGTCGAGTTCAAGGTCACCGTGCCCGCCACGGACGTCACCCGCGCGTACCAGCAGGTCTGGGCCGCCCTCGCCCGCGACGTCCGCGTTCCCGGCTTCCGCCCCGGCAAGGCCCCCAAAAAGGTCCTCGAAAGCCGCGTCGGCACCGGCTACGTCGAAAACGAAGTCCGTGACCGCCTCCTGCAGGTCCACTACCCGCAGGCCGTCCGCGACCTCAAGCTCAGCATGGTGGACGCCGAAATCAACCCCGATCCCCTCAAGGACGGCCAGAGCTTCGAGTTCACCGTCAAGGGCGACACCTACCCCGAAGTGAAGCTCGGCGACTGGAAGAGCGCCACCCTCCAGGCCAGCGCGCCCGACATCACCGACGACGTGCTCGAGCGTACCCTCGCGGACCTGCAGGAGCGCAACGCCACCTTCGAAACGGCCGAACGCGCCATCGAAGCGACCGACATGGTCACCATCGAGGAGCAGGGCGAAGAGGGCGGCACGTACCCCGTGTACCTCGACGTCGCCGAAGCGCACGTCCGTGACGCCCTCGTGGGCAAGAACCAGGGCGACACTGTCGAGATCACCGTGCCCGCGCACAGCCACGGCGACCACGAGCACCCCGAGCACACCGTCACCGTCAAGATCCTCGACGTGAAGCACAAGCAGCTCCAGGCGCTCGATGACGAGTTCGCCAAGAGCCTGAACTTCGAAAGCCTCGAGCGCCTCCGCACGGACCTCAAGGCCGAACTCGAGCGCCGCGCCCGTCAGGAAGGCGACAACGCCCGCCGCGAGGAGTTCGTGAACCACCTCGTCGAAGGCATGACCGTCGACATCCCCAGCGTGATGCTGGAGCGCCGCCGCGAAGCGATGCTGGGCGAAATCAAGGACGATCTCAGCCGCCAGGGCGTCAAGTGGGACGAGTACGAGACGTTCATGAAGGAGCAGGGCAAGCTCGACGACTTCATGGCGGACCTCGGCAAGAACGCCGAAACCCGCGTGAAGCGTGACCTCGCGCTCGAGCAGCTCGCCGAGGACACCGGCACGACGCTCAGCGACACCGAGTTCAACGCGCAGCTCTCCGCGCTCGCGCAGGCGAACGGCATCACCGTGCAGCAGCTCCGCAGCCAGTTCGGTCCGA encodes:
- a CDS encoding beta-ketoacyl-ACP synthase III codes for the protein MAIGITALGTYAPDRILTNTDLETMVDTTAEWITSRTGINERRIADEHEYASTVGIRAVQDLVRRHPTALDGVDMVVCATSSPDAFFPSTAALIAGEVGLAGAGAMDVSTACSGFVYALATAHGLIAGGVARKVLVIGSETLSKIVDWTDRGTCILFGDGAGAAVIGEVPDGYGFQSFVLGADSAGGPSLYKLAVADRIPGVNPDDATRQIGMNGREVFKFAVRVLGMSGKQALEKAGLTADQVDWLVPHQANIRIIEAASERFGIPMDRTVVNLGRYGNTSTATVPLALQEALDDGRIQHGQQLLLVAFGGGLSWAAGAMRWYGGEA
- the fabD gene encoding ACP S-malonyltransferase — protein: MNIAALFPGQGSHALGMGHHIAEANDAARVAFIEAEDTLPGLTALMREGPLDALTLTANQQPALVTASVAAYRAWQAATGFTPAFAAGHSLGEFSALVAAGTLRLPDALRLTRQRGELMQAAVPPGAGAMSAVMGDPNVVREVCASSEGVVQPANYNAPTQTVISGEKAAVDAASAELKARGLKAIPLKVSAPFHCTLMQPAADALAPALHATDYGAFAFPVYANVTAEANRDPARVADLLTQQITGSVRWVETVQALAAAGADTFVEFGSGTVLTGLVKRILPDARTFNIHTPEDLAAFQQAVQEQA
- a CDS encoding gamma-glutamylcyclotransferase family protein, with protein sequence MTRSASPDDPPRVFVYGTLMPGERNAHVAGAGVHAARATLAGFALFHLEPEGYPVLRPDPDAAPVQGWVYTYAPAAWTAALPGLDALEGVHDQPPLYARVRAVAQAAGSALEAWVYVFVRHERLRQGGAVRVPGGDWAARRHGSP
- the tig gene encoding trigger factor encodes the protein MAELIRQEGNQVEFKVTVPATDVTRAYQQVWAALARDVRVPGFRPGKAPKKVLESRVGTGYVENEVRDRLLQVHYPQAVRDLKLSMVDAEINPDPLKDGQSFEFTVKGDTYPEVKLGDWKSATLQASAPDITDDVLERTLADLQERNATFETAERAIEATDMVTIEEQGEEGGTYPVYLDVAEAHVRDALVGKNQGDTVEITVPAHSHGDHEHPEHTVTVKILDVKHKQLQALDDEFAKSLNFESLERLRTDLKAELERRARQEGDNARREEFVNHLVEGMTVDIPSVMLERRREAMLGEIKDDLSRQGVKWDEYETFMKEQGKLDDFMADLGKNAETRVKRDLALEQLAEDTGTTLSDTEFNAQLSALAQANGITVQQLRSQFGPNGLNSYYASIVREKALQGAIASLGSSAASSEGESADAGEEQPAQTEEAQAE
- a CDS encoding S1C family serine protease, encoding MSHRMARTARLLTLLALLASGAHAQSTTPAAPTARPAPAPSATATALDTALTRARAASLRIEHCPPVNCTRANGIGTAFYISTTGLALTAYHVVFGAPALSAVTPDGQRYPVKVVGYDETVDLALLQIGAKSATPALPIASAAPGVGERVGAIGNGGGARFRRVSGSLTALDARALRGDFPDRTLELRANLIPGDSGSAIVNARGEVVGVTSYIRTDGERIVSYAVPITARDPKLAELRAGVQRDAPVVGVRTAGDLTDRAFTLGLGGQRGAVFTDVQPGSPAARAGLRPVEVAAQSQSGEITRLKGDVVLAVNATRVQNFEEFINAVRALKVGDTVTLKLLRDGQPLSVQLKLAGHAQVFGSDEN